A DNA window from Zingiber officinale cultivar Zhangliang chromosome 3A, Zo_v1.1, whole genome shotgun sequence contains the following coding sequences:
- the LOC122051297 gene encoding OVARIAN TUMOR DOMAIN-containing deubiquitinating enzyme 5-like: MMETAEEAEGSASKEEPQETREEMLSRHRQEIAKLHNKEMNLKKAAAKGSKAEQKAKKKQVEEEISRLQTQLKAKHDGELAAMGHETSDSADKDNLDILVKAIAGVNVAAHGDLAKPSKGTRRRERRAQEEAAREQRIQEEQSNMISDRMIENEKLEKKLEPLGLTINEIKPDGHCLYRAVENQLSLNLGSTSPYSFQELRKMAANYMRNHASDFLPFFLSESKIEVDSDSSLLERFEKYCEEVESTAAWGGQLELGALTHCLKKHIVIYSGSFPDVEMGKEFKSEKGSGVSNTSIMLSYHRHAYGLGEHYNSVVPITMC; the protein is encoded by the exons ATGATGGAGACGGCTGAAGAGGCGGAGGGAAGCGCTTCCAAGGAAGAACCACAGGAGACCCGCGAAGAGATGCTCTCGAGGCATCG GCAAGAGATTGCCAAGCTCCATAACAAGGAAATGAATCTTAAAAAAGCTGCTGCTAAAGGAAGCAAAGCTGAGCAGAAAGCAAAAAAGAAGCAAGTGGAAGAAGAGATATCTCGACTTCAAACTCAATTAAAAGCTAAACATGATGGAGAACTTGCAGCGATGGGCCACGAGACAAGTGACAGTGCTGACAAAGACAATCTAGATATTTTAGTCAAGGCTATTGCTGGTGTTAATGTCGCTGCCCATGGTGACTTGGCAAAACCCAGCAAAggaacaaggagaagagagagaagagcacaagaagaagccgcaAGAGAGCAGAGGATACAAGAAGAGCAGAGCAACATGATTAGCGATCGCATGATTGAAAATGAGAAACTAGAGAAGAAGTTGGAGCCACTGGGTCTGACAATCAACGAGATAAAGCCAGATGGCCATTGTCTCTATCGAGCAGTTGAAAACCAGCTCTCACTCAACTTAGGCAGTACATCACCTTACAGTTTCCAGGAGCTTCGCAAAATGGCTGCCAATTACATGAGAAACCATGCTTCTGATTTTCTACCCTTTTTCCTATCAGAGAGTAAAATTGAGGTAGATTCAGATAGCTCACTCTTGGAAAGATTCGAGAAATACTGTGAAGAAGTCGAGTCAACAGCAGCTTGGGGAGGACAACTCGAGCTTGGTGCCCTTACTCATTGTCTCAAGAAACATATCGTCATATATTCCGGTTCTTTCCCAGATGTGGAGATGGGGAAAGAATTCAAGTCTGAGAAGGGAAGTGGAGTCAGTAACACGAGCATAATGTTATCGTATCATCGACATGCTTATGGCCTCGGCGAGCACTACAATTCAGTGGTTCCGATTACAATGTGTTAA
- the LOC122051298 gene encoding sm-like protein LSM3B, producing MASEEESTVKEPLDLIRLSLDERIYVKLRSDRELRGKLHAYDQHLNMILGDVEEIITTVEIDDETYEEIVRTTKRTVPFLFVRGDGVILVSPPLRTA from the exons ATGGCGAGCGAAGAGGAGAGCACGGTGAAAGAGCCTCTCGATCTCATAAGGCTCAGCCTTGACGAACGCATCTACGTCAAGCTCCGCTCCGACCGAGAGCTTCGGGGAAAGCTTCAC GCTTACGATCAGCATTTGAACATGATTCTTGGAGATGTCGAAGAGATCATAACTACTGTGGAAATTGACGATGAGACCTATGAAGAAATAGTTCGG ACCACCAAGCGAACTGTGCCATTTCTTTTTGTTCGAGGTGATGGAGTTATTTTAGTTTCTCCACCTTTGAGGACAGCATGA